The following nucleotide sequence is from Candidatus Delongbacteria bacterium.
GCCAGCAGAACTCCAGCGCCGACCCCTACACGGGGTTCTCCAGCCAGGAGCAGAAGAACGAGATCACCGTCTCCAGCGACGAGGCGCACCTGATCGTGCTGGAGGACATGGCCGACGTGCGCAGCGTGGCCCGCGCCCTCAACACGCTGGGCGTCAGCCCGCGGGACATGATCTCGATTTTCCAGCTGCTCAAGGAAGCCGGCGCCCTCCAGGCCGAGCTGGTGATCATCTGATGGAAAGCCGCCCGCTGCAAGGCACCAGCCTGGCCGGCACGCGCGCCACCGCCGGCGCTGAGACTCCGGGCAGCCGGGCCGCCACGCTGGAGAGCGCCGGCCGCGAATTCGAGCGCCTGCTGGTGGAGCAAATGTTGACCGCCATGCAAGAGACCCTGGACGAGGGCCTGTTCGCGCAGCAGGGCGTGGGCAGCGACTGGTACACGTCCCAGTTCAACCAGGAGCTGTCGAAGGAATTGACCGCCGGACCGGGCCTGGGCGTGGCCAGCTCGCTCTTGCGCCAGCTGCGCGCCGGCGGCGAGTCGGGCGAGAACCTGGAAGCGGGTCTGGACGCCATTCGCGGCGCGGGCAACGGCGTGGGTCTGGCCAGCCTGGACCGCGCCTTCGAACTTCGGCGTCGGGAGCGCGAGGCCGCGGCGGCGGATCCCCTCAACCCGCTGGCTCGGCAGGCCGAGGTCTATCGGGCTCTGCAAGGCGCGGCGCCGGCGGAATCCACTCGCGTGCGGCAGGTCGGGTCCGCCGAGCTGCGCGCCCTGGTCAGGGACGTGGCGGCTGAGGTGGGCGTGGACGAGAACCTGGCCCTGGCCCTGGTGCAGACGGAGAGCGGCTTCAACAGCCGGGCGCGCAGCCCCAAGGGCGCCATGGGTCTGACCCAGCTGATGCCCGACACGGCTCGCGGCCTGGGCGTGCGCGATCCCTTCGACCCGCGCCAGAACGTCAAGGGCGGGCTGACCTACCTGAAGAACATGCTGGAGCGCTACCAGGACCGGCGCCTGGCCCTGGCGGCCTACAACGCCGGGCCCGGAGCCGTGGACCGCCACGACGGC
It contains:
- a CDS encoding transglycosylase SLT domain-containing protein, producing MESRPLQGTSLAGTRATAGAETPGSRAATLESAGREFERLLVEQMLTAMQETLDEGLFAQQGVGSDWYTSQFNQELSKELTAGPGLGVASSLLRQLRAGGESGENLEAGLDAIRGAGNGVGLASLDRAFELRRREREAAAADPLNPLARQAEVYRALQGAAPAESTRVRQVGSAELRALVRDVAAEVGVDENLALALVQTESGFNSRARSPKGAMGLTQLMPDTARGLGVRDPFDPRQNVKGGLTYLKNMLERYQDRRLALAAYNAGPGAVDRHDGVPPYRETRAYVARIEKLLQEDR